A genomic window from Streptomyces sp. 846.5 includes:
- a CDS encoding GNAT family N-acetyltransferase: protein MALLFTLDPELTPQLRAGIIDFWTDVSNAGGAVGFVAPVTVERVRPTAEKQFAGVADGPDRLLIAREADTGELAALLFFENQRFELMTHWQLLKRVMVHPRFQGAGYGAELLAEAERIARGWGLSGLKLTLRGGRGLETFYGRSGYKEVGRIPGGIRVAPGEEYDDVLMWLDLR from the coding sequence ATGGCACTTCTCTTCACCCTGGATCCGGAGCTCACCCCGCAGCTCCGGGCCGGGATCATCGACTTCTGGACGGATGTCAGCAATGCCGGCGGAGCCGTCGGCTTCGTCGCGCCGGTCACCGTCGAGCGGGTCCGCCCGACGGCGGAGAAGCAGTTCGCGGGTGTCGCGGACGGCCCGGACCGACTGCTGATCGCCCGTGAGGCGGACACCGGCGAGCTCGCCGCCCTGCTGTTCTTCGAGAACCAGCGCTTCGAGCTGATGACGCACTGGCAGCTGCTGAAGCGGGTCATGGTGCACCCGCGCTTCCAGGGCGCCGGCTACGGCGCCGAGCTGCTGGCCGAGGCCGAGCGGATCGCCCGGGGCTGGGGCCTGTCCGGGCTGAAGCTGACCCTGCGCGGGGGCCGCGGCCTGGAGACCTTCTACGGCCGCAGCGGCTACAAGGAGGTCGGCCGGATACCCGGCGGCATCCGGGTCGCGCCGGGCGAGGAGTACGACGACGTCCTCATGTGGCTCGACCTGCGGTGA
- a CDS encoding LacI family DNA-binding transcriptional regulator — MNTSADPPHRPTGRDVARLAGVSQATVSLVFSTGETARARVSAATRDRVRAAAAQLGYQPQAAGRQLRLGRTGLVHLAVPNMLGPFFARVLDGAQGAATTHGLAVVVSSGWDGDTLARACGTGQFDGLLLCSPDDSQLGELPASLPVVFLDADPAGVADSPLRRALELDVAGGMAAAVRHLRELGHSRIGHLRSTDSAYTFRSRQAGFERAALGVEVVEAGVSINGGLEAGRAAARTLLGRADRPHALVCDDDVVAAAAYHVAAELGLRIPDDLSVVGIDNILAAQLLSPGLTTVDLPGERLGSAGLDLLAELISGGRPPGPAPLETTLLLRGSTTGVRGRQVRSEGGPQDS; from the coding sequence CTGAACACCTCCGCCGACCCGCCCCACCGCCCGACCGGACGCGATGTCGCACGCCTCGCGGGGGTCTCCCAGGCGACGGTCTCGCTGGTGTTCTCGACCGGCGAGACCGCCCGCGCCCGGGTCTCCGCCGCCACCCGGGACCGGGTCAGGGCGGCCGCGGCCCAGCTCGGCTACCAGCCCCAGGCCGCCGGACGGCAGCTGCGCCTGGGCCGTACCGGGCTGGTCCACCTCGCGGTGCCCAATATGCTCGGGCCGTTCTTCGCCCGGGTCCTCGACGGCGCCCAGGGCGCGGCGACCACGCACGGCCTGGCCGTGGTGGTCAGCTCCGGCTGGGACGGCGACACCCTCGCCCGCGCCTGCGGCACCGGGCAGTTCGACGGCCTGCTGCTGTGCTCCCCGGACGACAGCCAGCTCGGCGAGCTGCCGGCCTCGCTCCCGGTGGTGTTCCTGGACGCCGACCCGGCCGGCGTCGCCGACTCGCCGCTGCGCCGGGCGCTGGAGCTGGACGTGGCCGGCGGCATGGCCGCCGCCGTGCGGCATCTGCGTGAGCTCGGACACAGCCGGATCGGGCATCTCCGCTCGACGGACTCCGCGTACACCTTCCGCTCCCGGCAGGCCGGGTTCGAGCGGGCGGCGCTGGGCGTCGAGGTGGTGGAGGCCGGGGTGTCCATCAACGGCGGCCTGGAGGCGGGACGGGCGGCCGCCCGCACCCTGCTCGGCCGGGCCGACCGTCCGCACGCCCTGGTCTGCGACGACGACGTGGTCGCGGCCGCCGCCTACCATGTGGCCGCTGAGCTGGGGCTGCGGATCCCCGACGACCTGTCGGTGGTCGGCATCGACAACATCCTCGCCGCCCAGCTGCTGTCGCCCGGGCTCACCACCGTGGATCTGCCGGGGGAGCGGCTGGGCAGCGCCGGCCTGGACCTGCTGGCCGAACTGATCAGCGGCGGCCGCCCGCCGGGGCCGGCGCCGCTGGAGACCACGCTGCTGCTGCGGGGCTCCACGACGGGCGTCCGGGGGCGGCAGGTACGCTCTGAGGGTGGACCCCAGGACTCGTAG
- a CDS encoding NADP-dependent oxidoreductase: MRAITQKSFGGPEVLELTEAPRPVPGPTEVLVRVQAVGINPVEAVIRAGAFALIGQPPFTLGWDVSGVVAEVDPGVNRFQVGDEVYGMPYFPRAADGYAEYVAAPSRQLVRKPAGLSHVEAAALPLAGLTAWQMLVDIAAVGEGQRVLIHGAGGGVGHLAVQIAKARGAYVIATASAAKHPFLRELGADETVDYRATDFAAVVRDVDAVIETVGGDTGRRSVATLRHGGILVTAVDKADAELARAAETAGVRFAGISVEPDVVGLESLNALVETGQLRPYVEQTFDLADAAKAHGVIEGGHVRGKVVLTV, encoded by the coding sequence ATGCGTGCGATCACTCAGAAGTCCTTCGGCGGCCCCGAGGTCCTAGAGCTCACCGAGGCGCCACGACCGGTCCCGGGCCCCACCGAAGTGCTGGTCCGGGTGCAGGCGGTCGGCATCAACCCGGTCGAGGCGGTGATCCGCGCCGGGGCCTTCGCACTGATCGGGCAGCCGCCCTTCACCCTCGGCTGGGACGTCTCCGGCGTCGTGGCGGAGGTCGACCCCGGCGTCAACCGGTTCCAGGTCGGTGACGAGGTGTACGGGATGCCGTACTTCCCCCGTGCTGCGGACGGCTACGCCGAGTACGTGGCCGCGCCCTCGCGGCAGCTCGTCCGCAAGCCGGCCGGCCTCAGCCACGTCGAGGCCGCCGCCCTCCCACTGGCCGGCCTGACGGCCTGGCAGATGCTGGTGGACATCGCGGCGGTGGGCGAAGGGCAGCGCGTGCTCATCCACGGCGCCGGTGGCGGTGTCGGTCACCTCGCCGTCCAGATCGCCAAGGCGCGCGGCGCATACGTCATTGCGACGGCGAGCGCCGCCAAGCACCCCTTCCTGCGGGAACTCGGCGCCGACGAGACCGTCGACTACCGCGCGACCGACTTTGCGGCGGTGGTACGGGACGTCGACGCCGTCATCGAAACCGTCGGCGGCGACACCGGCCGGCGCTCGGTCGCCACGCTGCGCCACGGCGGCATCCTGGTCACCGCCGTCGACAAGGCCGACGCCGAGCTGGCGCGGGCGGCGGAGACGGCGGGCGTCCGCTTCGCGGGCATCTCGGTAGAGCCGGACGTGGTAGGGCTGGAGTCGCTGAACGCCCTGGTCGAGACGGGACAGCTGCGCCCGTACGTCGAGCAGACCTTCGACCTCGCGGACGCGGCCAAGGCGCACGGGGTGATCGAGGGCGGACATGTTCGGGGGAAGGTGGTGCTGACGGTGTGA
- a CDS encoding helix-turn-helix domain-containing protein: protein MGTTSDLRFFGGADAYLAACPSRQILDVLANKWTMLVMGALGDGPLRFGVLRRRLDGITQKMLTQTLRNLERDGLVTRTVYPTIPPRVEYAATELGRSVAGLLSSIREWSEIHIDTVLDARAAYDERAAQEVEPVATG, encoded by the coding sequence ATGGGTACTACTTCTGATCTGCGATTCTTCGGCGGCGCCGATGCATACCTGGCAGCCTGCCCGTCCCGACAGATTCTCGACGTGCTCGCCAACAAGTGGACCATGCTGGTCATGGGCGCCCTGGGCGACGGTCCGCTGCGTTTCGGCGTGCTGCGGCGCCGGCTCGACGGCATCACCCAGAAGATGCTGACCCAGACCCTGCGCAATCTGGAGCGCGACGGTCTGGTCACCCGCACCGTCTACCCGACGATCCCGCCCCGGGTGGAGTACGCCGCGACGGAGTTGGGGCGGAGCGTGGCCGGGTTGCTGTCCTCGATCCGCGAGTGGTCCGAGATCCACATCGACACCGTCCTCGACGCCCGCGCCGCCTACGACGAACGCGCGGCCCAGGAGGTCGAGCCGGTAGCGACGGGGTAG
- the serC gene encoding phosphoserine transaminase, which yields MAEIQIPADIRPADGRFGAGPSKVRPEALSALAATGSSLLGTSHRQAPVKNLVRRVREGVSSLFQLPEGYQVVLGNGGSTAFWDIAAFGLVREKSQHLSFGEFSSKFAASTKAAPWLADPSVLKSDPGTHPLPVAEAGVDVYALTHNETSTGVAMPIKRVAGADEGSLVLVDATSGAGGLPVDVSETDVYYFAPQKCFASDGGLWIALFSPAALARAAEIAASGRYIPPFFDLPTAIDNSSKDQTYNTPALSTLFLLNEQLEWLNGNGGLDWSVARTADSSSRLYTWAEKSSYANPFVAEPAERSQVIGTIDFDDSIDAAAIAKALRANGIVDTEPYRKLGRNQLRVAMFPAVDPADVEALTACIDYVIEQL from the coding sequence GTGGCTGAGATCCAGATCCCCGCTGACATCAGGCCCGCTGACGGCCGTTTCGGCGCAGGTCCGTCCAAGGTTCGCCCCGAGGCGCTGAGCGCCCTCGCCGCGACCGGCAGTTCGCTGCTCGGCACCTCCCACCGCCAGGCCCCGGTGAAGAACCTGGTCCGGCGCGTGCGCGAGGGCGTGAGCAGCCTCTTCCAGCTCCCCGAGGGCTACCAGGTGGTGCTCGGCAACGGCGGCTCCACCGCCTTCTGGGACATCGCCGCCTTCGGCCTGGTGCGGGAGAAGTCCCAGCACCTGAGCTTCGGCGAGTTCTCCTCCAAGTTCGCCGCCTCCACCAAGGCCGCGCCCTGGCTCGCCGACCCGTCCGTGCTGAAGTCCGACCCGGGCACTCACCCGCTCCCGGTCGCCGAGGCCGGCGTGGACGTCTACGCGCTGACGCACAACGAGACCTCCACCGGTGTCGCCATGCCGATCAAGCGGGTGGCCGGCGCCGACGAGGGCTCGCTGGTCCTGGTGGACGCCACCTCCGGCGCCGGCGGCCTGCCCGTCGACGTCTCCGAGACGGACGTCTACTACTTCGCCCCGCAGAAGTGCTTCGCCTCCGACGGCGGCCTGTGGATCGCCCTGTTCTCCCCCGCGGCGCTGGCCCGCGCGGCCGAGATCGCGGCCTCGGGACGCTACATCCCGCCGTTCTTCGACCTGCCGACGGCCATCGACAACTCGTCGAAGGACCAGACCTACAACACCCCCGCGCTGTCCACCCTCTTCCTGCTCAACGAGCAGCTGGAGTGGCTGAACGGCAACGGTGGCCTGGACTGGTCGGTGGCCCGCACCGCGGACTCCTCCTCGCGGCTCTACACCTGGGCCGAGAAGTCCTCCTACGCGAACCCGTTCGTCGCCGAGCCGGCCGAGCGCTCGCAGGTCATCGGCACCATCGACTTCGACGACTCGATCGACGCCGCCGCCATCGCCAAGGCGCTGCGGGCCAACGGCATCGTGGACACCGAGCCGTACCGCAAGCTGGGCCGCAACCAGCTGCGGGTGGCGATGTTCCCGGCCGTCGACCCGGCCGACGTCGAGGCGCTGACCGCCTGCATCGACTACGTCATCGAGCAGCTCTGA
- a CDS encoding threonine/serine dehydratase: MALVTLEDLRDAQKRIAGVAVRTPLMPCPWAETDAHTLHLKPESLQPTGAFKIRGAYNRLAVLTEEERARGVVAQSSGNHAQAVAYAARAMGIKAVIVMPDTSPAVKVENTRSFGAEVILVHMSERDTTPADLVAEHGYVWVPPYDDPYIIAGQGTVGLELAEDATALDLDLRTVLVPVSGGGLIGGTAAALKLTMPGVRIVGVEPELAGDAAESFRTGERKVWPFEQTHRTIADGLRTNSLGLLPWEHVQAYVDDIITVTEDEIRSTVAVLARRGRLVAEPSGAVSTAAYLHHADQLPQGRSVAAVVSGGNVDPALLAELLKT; encoded by the coding sequence ATGGCCCTGGTGACCCTGGAGGACCTGCGCGACGCGCAGAAGCGGATCGCCGGCGTGGCGGTGCGGACGCCGCTGATGCCCTGCCCCTGGGCGGAGACGGACGCGCACACGCTGCACCTCAAGCCGGAGAGCCTCCAGCCGACCGGCGCCTTCAAGATCCGGGGTGCCTACAACCGGCTGGCCGTGCTGACCGAGGAGGAGCGGGCGCGCGGCGTGGTCGCGCAGTCGAGCGGCAACCACGCGCAGGCGGTGGCCTATGCGGCGAGGGCTATGGGGATCAAGGCCGTCATCGTGATGCCGGACACCTCCCCGGCGGTGAAGGTCGAGAACACCCGGTCCTTCGGCGCCGAGGTGATCCTCGTCCACATGAGCGAGCGGGACACCACCCCGGCCGATCTGGTCGCCGAGCACGGGTACGTGTGGGTGCCGCCGTACGACGACCCGTACATCATCGCCGGTCAGGGCACGGTCGGTCTGGAGCTCGCGGAGGACGCGACCGCGCTGGACCTGGACCTGCGCACGGTGCTGGTGCCGGTCAGCGGCGGCGGGCTGATCGGCGGGACCGCGGCCGCGCTGAAGCTGACCATGCCGGGCGTGCGGATCGTCGGCGTCGAGCCGGAGCTGGCGGGGGACGCGGCTGAGAGCTTCCGTACCGGCGAGCGGAAGGTGTGGCCGTTCGAGCAGACCCACCGCACCATCGCCGACGGGCTGCGTACCAACTCGCTCGGCCTGCTGCCCTGGGAGCACGTCCAGGCCTACGTGGACGACATCATCACCGTCACCGAGGACGAGATCCGCTCGACCGTGGCCGTGCTGGCCCGGCGCGGGCGGCTGGTCGCCGAGCCCTCGGGCGCGGTCAGCACGGCGGCGTACCTGCACCACGCGGATCAGCTGCCGCAGGGGCGCAGTGTCGCGGCGGTGGTCAGCGGGGGGAATGTGGACCCGGCGTTGCTGGCGGAATTGCTGAAGACATGA
- a CDS encoding DUF4229 domain-containing protein, whose product MSSKSHATLRYTSMRFSIFGAVFVVVLVLAHFKLMPVMAGAPGVLLLLIIALVVSGLLSYVLLSRQRDEVSAQITEGIEGRRSRGAGMKQRIAAQTAAEDALDDAVRADAQ is encoded by the coding sequence GTGAGCAGCAAGTCACACGCCACCCTCCGCTACACCTCCATGCGGTTCAGCATCTTCGGCGCCGTCTTCGTGGTCGTCCTGGTGCTCGCCCACTTCAAGCTGATGCCGGTGATGGCCGGAGCCCCCGGCGTCCTGCTGCTGCTGATCATCGCCCTGGTGGTGTCCGGGCTGCTCAGCTATGTGCTGCTGAGCCGTCAGCGGGACGAGGTGTCCGCGCAGATCACCGAGGGCATCGAGGGACGCCGCAGCCGCGGCGCCGGGATGAAGCAGCGCATCGCCGCGCAGACCGCCGCCGAGGACGCCCTCGACGACGCCGTCCGCGCGGACGCCCAGTAG
- a CDS encoding UbiX family flavin prenyltransferase gives MERERQQQREPWVVGVSGASGTAYAAAVVRGLLAAGEAVDLMVSRAARLTVLDETGISFRDGHWEVDLREWLEQSLDSGKPQVESLDGVRYWAAGDLAAGPSSGSYPAKGMLVVPCSTAAVAGIALGLSKDLLQRAASVTLKERRRLVVCLRETPLSGQTLRQLVALDEAGAVVLPASPGFYAGTRSAQQLVDFVAGRVLDAAGVPHDLYRRWVGELGTGRRADA, from the coding sequence GTGGAGCGAGAACGACAGCAGCAGCGCGAGCCGTGGGTGGTCGGGGTTTCCGGGGCGTCCGGGACGGCGTACGCGGCGGCGGTGGTGCGCGGGTTGCTGGCGGCCGGGGAGGCCGTGGACCTGATGGTGAGCCGGGCGGCGCGGCTGACGGTGCTGGACGAGACCGGGATCTCCTTCCGGGACGGGCACTGGGAGGTGGACCTCCGGGAGTGGCTGGAGCAGTCGCTCGACTCGGGGAAACCGCAGGTGGAGAGCCTGGACGGGGTGCGCTACTGGGCCGCCGGCGACCTGGCGGCCGGGCCTTCCAGCGGCTCCTACCCCGCCAAGGGGATGCTGGTGGTGCCGTGCAGTACGGCAGCCGTGGCCGGGATCGCACTCGGGCTGTCGAAGGACCTGCTGCAGCGCGCCGCGAGCGTCACGCTCAAGGAGCGGCGGCGGCTGGTGGTGTGCCTGCGGGAGACGCCGCTGAGCGGCCAGACGCTGCGTCAACTGGTCGCGCTGGACGAGGCGGGGGCGGTGGTGCTGCCCGCCTCGCCCGGGTTCTACGCCGGGACCCGCAGCGCCCAGCAGTTGGTGGACTTCGTCGCGGGGCGGGTGCTGGATGCGGCTGGAGTGCCGCATGACCTCTATCGGCGCTGGGTCGGGGAGCTGGGTACGGGCAGGCGGGCCGATGCCTGA
- a CDS encoding citrate synthase 2, whose translation MSDFVPGLEGVIAFETEIAEPDKEGGSLRYRGVDIEELVGHVSFGNTWGLLVDGKFNPGLPAAEPFPLPIHSGDIRVDVQSALAMLAPAWGLKPLLDISPEQARDDLARAAVMALSYVAQSARGQGLPMVPQSEIDKAETIVERFMIRWRGEPDPKHVKAIDAYWTSAAEHGMNASTFTARVIASTGADVAAALSGAVGAMSGPLHGGAPSRVLGMIEEIERTGDAGAWVRNALDKGERLMGFGHRVYRAEDPRARVLRRTAMELAAPRYEVAAALEKAALEELHARRPDRVLATNVEFWAAIILDFAEVPAHMFTSMFTCARTAGWSAHILEQKRTGRLVRPAARYIGPATRSPHEVEGFDDIAR comes from the coding sequence ATGTCCGATTTCGTACCCGGACTCGAGGGAGTCATTGCGTTCGAGACGGAGATCGCCGAACCCGACAAGGAGGGCGGCTCGCTCCGCTACCGCGGGGTCGACATCGAGGAGCTGGTCGGCCACGTGTCCTTCGGGAACACCTGGGGCCTGCTCGTCGACGGCAAGTTCAACCCCGGCCTGCCCGCCGCCGAGCCGTTCCCGCTGCCGATCCACTCCGGCGACATCCGCGTCGACGTCCAGTCCGCGCTCGCCATGCTCGCCCCGGCCTGGGGCCTCAAACCGCTGCTGGACATCAGCCCCGAGCAGGCCCGCGACGACCTCGCCCGCGCCGCCGTGATGGCCCTCTCCTACGTGGCGCAGTCCGCGCGCGGCCAGGGCCTGCCGATGGTCCCGCAGAGCGAGATCGACAAGGCCGAGACCATCGTCGAGCGCTTCATGATCCGCTGGCGCGGCGAGCCCGACCCCAAGCACGTCAAGGCCATCGACGCCTACTGGACCTCCGCCGCCGAGCACGGCATGAACGCCTCCACCTTCACCGCCCGGGTCATCGCCTCCACCGGTGCGGACGTCGCCGCGGCGCTGTCCGGCGCGGTCGGCGCGATGTCGGGCCCGCTGCACGGCGGAGCGCCCTCGCGCGTCCTCGGCATGATCGAGGAGATCGAGCGCACCGGCGACGCCGGCGCCTGGGTCAGGAACGCCCTGGACAAGGGCGAGCGGCTGATGGGCTTCGGCCACCGCGTCTACCGCGCCGAGGACCCGCGCGCCCGCGTGCTGCGCCGCACCGCGATGGAGCTGGCCGCTCCCCGCTACGAGGTCGCCGCGGCGCTGGAGAAGGCCGCGCTGGAGGAGCTGCACGCCCGCCGCCCCGACCGGGTCCTGGCCACCAACGTGGAGTTCTGGGCCGCGATCATCCTCGACTTCGCCGAGGTGCCCGCACACATGTTCACCTCCATGTTCACCTGCGCCCGGACGGCGGGCTGGAGCGCCCACATCCTGGAGCAGAAGCGCACCGGCCGCCTGGTGCGGCCCGCTGCGCGGTACATCGGGCCGGCGACGCGCAGCCCCCACGAGGTCGAGGGCTTCGACGACATCGCCCGCTGA
- the mqnE gene encoding aminofutalosine synthase MqnE, translating into MDAGLKRELEAKVYAGERLSREDGIALYETDDLAWLGGLAHHVRTQKNGDVVHFNVNRHLNMTNVCSASCAYCSFQRKPGEKDAYTMRIEEAVRLAKAMENDQLTELHIVNGLHPTLPWRYYPRSLRELKAALPNVALKCFTATEIHWFEKISGLSASEILDELIDAGLESLTGGGAEIFDWEVRQHIVDHDTHWEDWSRIHRLAHSKGLKTPCTMLYGHIEEPRHRVDHVLRLRELQDETGGFQVFIPLRYQHDFHDSKDGVVRNRLQARTTMATGADMIKTFAVSRLLFDNVQHVKVFWVMHGLDGAQLMLNHGADDMDGSVVEYKITHDADGFGTPNKLSRDNLLDLIRDAGFRPVERNTRYEIIREYDGPVADRRETPQPMRF; encoded by the coding sequence ATGGACGCAGGACTGAAGCGGGAGCTCGAGGCGAAGGTCTACGCCGGGGAGCGGCTGTCCCGCGAGGACGGCATCGCCCTGTACGAGACCGACGACCTGGCCTGGCTGGGCGGCCTGGCCCACCATGTGCGGACGCAGAAGAACGGCGACGTCGTCCACTTCAACGTCAACCGCCACCTCAACATGACCAACGTCTGCAGCGCCTCCTGCGCGTACTGCTCGTTCCAGCGCAAGCCGGGCGAGAAGGACGCGTACACCATGCGCATCGAGGAGGCCGTGCGGCTGGCGAAGGCCATGGAGAACGACCAGCTCACCGAGCTGCACATCGTCAACGGCCTGCACCCGACGCTGCCCTGGCGCTACTACCCGCGGTCGCTGCGCGAGCTGAAGGCCGCGCTGCCGAACGTCGCGCTGAAGTGCTTCACCGCCACCGAGATCCACTGGTTCGAGAAGATCTCCGGGCTGTCCGCCAGCGAGATCCTGGACGAGCTGATCGACGCCGGGCTGGAGTCGCTGACCGGCGGCGGCGCCGAGATCTTCGACTGGGAGGTGCGCCAGCACATCGTCGACCACGACACCCACTGGGAGGACTGGTCGCGGATCCACCGCCTGGCGCACTCCAAGGGCCTGAAGACCCCGTGCACCATGCTCTACGGGCACATCGAGGAGCCCCGGCACCGGGTGGACCACGTGCTGCGGCTGCGTGAACTGCAGGACGAGACCGGCGGCTTCCAGGTATTCATCCCGCTGCGCTACCAGCACGACTTCCACGACTCCAAGGACGGCGTGGTCCGCAACCGGCTGCAGGCCCGTACCACCATGGCCACCGGCGCGGACATGATCAAAACCTTCGCGGTGTCGCGGCTGCTGTTCGACAACGTCCAGCACGTCAAGGTGTTCTGGGTGATGCACGGCCTGGACGGCGCGCAGCTGATGCTCAATCACGGCGCGGACGACATGGACGGCTCGGTCGTCGAGTACAAGATCACCCACGACGCGGACGGCTTCGGCACGCCGAACAAGCTCAGCCGCGACAACCTGCTCGACCTGATCCGCGACGCCGGCTTCCGTCCGGTGGAGCGCAACACCCGCTACGAGATCATCCGCGAGTACGACGGCCCGGTCGCCGACCGCCGCGAGACCCCGCAGCCGATGCGCTTCTAG
- the mqnP gene encoding menaquinone biosynthesis prenyltransferase MqnP, whose product MSATAAVPVVETPGRTKAFLRLVMIEHSVFALPFAYIAALTAMFLENGTVHWLQLLLVTLAMVGLRTFAMAANRIIDREIDARNPRTAGRELVTGAVSLRTAYAGSAVALVVFLGAAALLNPLCLALAPIAVIPMVVYPYGKRFTDFPHAILGLAQAMGPIGAWLAVTGTWSWDALVLGLAVGVWIGGFDLIFGCQDVAADRADGVRSVPARFGVDAALRGARGAHLVTVLLLGWFAVLTDAGWAFWLGLVVVCCAFVYEHSIVKPGDLSRLNRAFFQVNGFVGISLFAFALLDLVLRGLGL is encoded by the coding sequence GTGAGCGCCACCGCCGCCGTCCCGGTCGTCGAGACACCGGGCAGGACCAAGGCCTTTCTGCGGCTGGTGATGATCGAGCACTCGGTCTTCGCCCTGCCCTTCGCCTACATCGCCGCCCTCACCGCCATGTTCCTGGAGAACGGGACGGTCCACTGGCTGCAACTGCTGCTGGTGACCCTCGCCATGGTCGGGCTGCGCACCTTCGCCATGGCGGCGAACCGGATCATCGACCGCGAGATCGACGCCCGCAACCCGCGCACCGCCGGGCGCGAACTCGTCACCGGCGCGGTGTCGTTGCGCACCGCCTACGCGGGCTCCGCGGTGGCGCTGGTGGTCTTCCTCGGCGCCGCCGCGCTGCTCAACCCGCTCTGCCTGGCGCTGGCCCCGATCGCGGTCATCCCGATGGTGGTCTACCCCTACGGCAAGCGGTTCACCGACTTCCCGCACGCCATCCTGGGCCTGGCCCAGGCCATGGGCCCGATCGGGGCCTGGCTGGCGGTCACCGGGACCTGGTCCTGGGACGCCCTGGTCCTCGGCCTTGCGGTGGGCGTCTGGATCGGCGGCTTCGACCTGATCTTCGGCTGCCAGGACGTCGCCGCCGACCGCGCCGACGGCGTGCGCTCGGTCCCGGCCCGCTTCGGCGTGGACGCCGCGCTCCGGGGCGCTCGCGGGGCGCACCTGGTGACGGTGCTGCTGCTCGGCTGGTTCGCGGTGCTCACCGACGCCGGGTGGGCCTTCTGGCTGGGCCTGGTCGTGGTGTGCTGCGCCTTCGTCTACGAGCACTCCATCGTCAAGCCCGGCGACCTGTCCCGGCTCAACCGGGCCTTCTTCCAGGTCAACGGCTTCGTCGGGATCTCCCTCTTCGCCTTCGCCCTGCTGGACCTGGTGCTGCGCGGACTGGGGCTCTGA
- a CDS encoding Lrp/AsnC family transcriptional regulator: protein MDAVDRQLIQALRENGRASYAELGRLVGLSGPSVTDRINRLEQAGIITGYRATVNPASLGLGVTALIGLQLSDAADHEDVAHRLRDLSEVEDCWFIAGDDSYMLKVRMPDVDGLESIVKRLSGTRGVARTRTTVVLSTKWENRATELPDTDALTERKA from the coding sequence ATGGACGCGGTGGACAGACAGCTCATCCAGGCGCTGCGCGAGAACGGACGGGCGTCCTACGCCGAGCTGGGGCGGCTGGTGGGCCTCTCGGGCCCCAGCGTCACCGATCGCATCAACCGCCTGGAGCAGGCGGGCATCATCACCGGCTACCGCGCGACGGTGAACCCGGCCTCGCTGGGGTTGGGCGTGACCGCGCTGATCGGTCTTCAGTTGTCGGACGCCGCCGACCACGAGGACGTGGCGCACCGGCTGCGCGACCTCTCCGAGGTCGAGGACTGCTGGTTCATCGCCGGCGACGACTCCTACATGCTCAAGGTGCGGATGCCCGACGTGGACGGACTCGAGTCCATCGTGAAGCGGCTCTCCGGGACCAGGGGCGTCGCCCGGACCCGGACCACGGTGGTGCTGTCCACCAAGTGGGAGAACCGGGCGACCGAACTGCCCGACACGGATGCGTTGACCGAGCGGAAGGCGTGA